One Oryza glaberrima chromosome 11, OglaRS2, whole genome shotgun sequence genomic region harbors:
- the LOC127753910 gene encoding aldehyde dehydrogenase family 3 member H1-like, whose translation MAEEEVAAVVGELRGSFRSGRTRAAEWRAAQLRGIVRMVEEREGDISDALHSDLAKPRMESYLHEISLAKAACTFALKGLKTWMKPEKVPAALTTFPSTAQIVSEPLGVVLVISAWNYPFLLSIDPVIGAIAAGNAVVLKPSEIAPATSALFAKLLPEYVDSSCIKVVEGGVPETTALLEQKWDKIFYTGSGNVGRIVMAAAAKHLTPVALELGGKCPAIVDSNTDLHVTMKRLAVGKWGCNNGQACIAPDYVITTKSFAPELVDSLKRVLKRFYGEDPLQSEDLSRIVNSNHFRRLTNLIEDKKVAQKIVYGGQTDEKQLKIAPTVLLDVPLDTTLMAEEIFGPLLPIVTVDKIEDSIQFINSRTKPLAAYLFTKDKKLQEEFVSNVPAGGMLVNDVALHLANPHLPFGGVGDSGIGSYHGKFSFDCFTHKKAVLIRGFRGEATARYPPYTIEKQKILRGLINGSFFALILALLGFPKERR comes from the exons atggcggaggaggaggtggcggcggtggtgggggagcTGAGGGGGAGCTTCAGGTCCgggaggacgagggcggcggagTGGCGGGCGGCGCAGCTGCGGGGGATCGTGAggatggtggaggagagggagggggacaTCTCCGACGCGCTCCACTCCGACCTCGCCAAGCCTCGCATGGAGTCCTACCTCCACGAG ATATCATTGGCAAAGGCAGCCTGCACATTTGCCTTGAAGGGGTTGAAGACTTGGATGAAACCTGAGAAG GTACCTGCCGCCCTCACTACATTCCCATCAACTGCACAAATTGTGTCAGAGCCTCTTGGTGTCGTCCTAGTCATCTCAGCATGGAACTACCCTTTCT tgCTCTCCATCGACCCAGTCATAGGAGCAATTGCTGCTGGGAATGCCGTTGTGCTGAAGCCATCAGAAATTGCACCAGCCACCTCAGCATTGTTCGCCAAGCTGCTACCTGAATACGTTGATAGCTCTTGCATAAAAGTGGTGGAGGGAGGCGTTCCAGAAACAACCGCACTCTTAGAACAAAAGTGGGATAAGATCTTCTACACAG GTAGCGGAAATGTGGGCCGCATAGTGATGGCAGCAGCTGCAAAGCATCTTACCCCTGTGGCTCTAGAGCTTGGTGGAAAATGCCCTGCAATTGTTGATTCTAATACTGATCTTCAT GTTACCATGAAGAGGCTAGCTGTTGGCAAGTGGGGATGTAACAACGGGCAGGCATGCATTGCTCCAGACTACGttataacaacaaaatcatTTGCTCCAGAGCTG GTTGACTCTTTAAAAAGAGTTTTGAAAAGGTTCTATGGGGAGGATCCTTTGCAATCAGAAGACTTGTCCCGTATTGTGAATTCTAACCATTTCCGTAGATTGACAAATTTGATAGAGGATAAGAAAGTCGCCCAAAAGATTGTATATGGTGGCCAAACAGATGAGAAGCAACT AAAAATAGCTCCTACTGTGTTGTTAGATGTTCCTCTTGATACAACACTCATGGCAGAGGAAATTTTTGGTCCCTTACTTCCCATTGTAACA GTTGACAAGATTGAAGATAGCATCCAGTTCATCAACTCAAGGACCAAGCCACTTGCAGCCTATCTTTTCACCAAGGACAAGAAACTGCAAGAGGAATTTGTGTCCAATGTCCCAGCAGGAGGAATGCTTGTAAATGATGTTGCCCTGCAT CTCGCCAATCCGCACCTGCCATTTGGCGGAGTCGGCGACAGCGGGATCGGCTCCTACCATGGCAAATTCAGCTTCGATTGTTTCACCCACAAGAAGGCCGTCCTGATCCGCGGCTTCAGAGGGGAGGCAACTGCTAGGTACCCACCTTACACGATTGAGAAGCAGAAGATCCTGAGAGGACTGATAAACGGCAGCTTCTTTGCACTGATTCTTGCCCTCCTGGGCTTCCCCAAAGAGAGGCGTTAG
- the LOC127753909 gene encoding probable methyltransferase PMT26 has translation MALFDRNQKQRSSLCSTATVVVFVALCLVGLWMISSPETIPAAAANVSKKPDVVAVKEEDSSLDATNNVKQNSANVVAETAAADEAAAADEDDNPAKPAAGEKAAAAAASSKDQTFDDENGRTEGGALVKPESGGGDEAASDVKEIGSLEQAAIDMKDTTEHSVGDTTKEPGVVQDKSSEEITTAASDARESSDGGGGGGAAKNKQTFDDENGKLDGVNLVKDVENKTMSEEGAKPLPEETTTVSSKNSIVAAAAMSDEKLTDNNGEQAQPVEALPNGQAELLTERAAQNGSFTTQAAESIKEKKKRAEKKKKKKKKVKAASAAAAEEEEGGGGGAASLGWRLCNTSAGADYIPCLDNEAAIKKLKTTAHYEHRERHCPASPPTCLVPSPEGYRDPIRWPRSRDKIWYHNVPHSELAAYKGHQNWVKVSGEYLTFPGGGTQFKHGALHYIELIQSSFPEVAWGRRSRVALDVGCGVASFGGYLFDHDVLTMSLAPKDEHEAQVQFALERGIPAISAVMGTRRLPFPSNVFDAVHCARCRVPWHIEGGMLLLELNRLLRPGGFFVWSATPVYQELPEDVEIWGEMVKLTKAMCWEMVSKTSDTVDQVGLVTFRKPADNACYMKRRQKEPPLCEPSDDPNAAWNITLRACMHWVPTDPSVRGSWWPERWPERMEKTPYWLNSSQVGVYGKPAPEDFVADQEHWRKVVRNSYLTGMGIDWKTVRNVMDMRAVYGGFAAALRDMSVWVMNVVTINSPDTLPVIYERGLFGIYHDWCESFSTYPRSYDLLHADHLFSKLKSRCEVLPVIVEVDRILRPNGKLIVRDDKETVDEIKGVVRSLQWEVRMTVSKNREAMLCARKTTWRPTEAEAR, from the exons ATGGCGCTGTTTGATCGGAATCAGAAGCAGCGGTCGTCGCTGTGCTCGACGGCGACCGTCGTCGTGTTCGTGGCGCTCTGCCTCGTCGGCCTCTGGATGATCTCCTCGCCGGAGAccatcccggcggcggcggccaacgtCAGCAAGAAGcccgacgtcgtcgccgtcaaggAGGAGGACAGCTCGCTCGACGCCACCAACAATGTCAAACAGAACAGCGCCAACGTCGTCgccgagaccgccgccgccgacgaggccgccgccgcagacgagGACGACAACCCCGCgaagccggccgccggcgagaaggcggcggcggcggcggcgtcgtccaaGGACCAGACGTTCGACGACGAGAACGGCAGGACGGAGGGCGGCGCGCTCGTCAagccggagagcggcggcggcgacgaggcggcctCCGACGTGAAGGAGATCGGCAGCCTCGAGCAGGCGGCGATCGACATGAAGGACACCACCGAGCACTCGGTGGGTGACACCACCAAGGAGCCCGGCGTCGTCCAGGACAAGAGCTCCGAGGagatcacgacggcggcgagcgacgcgagGGAGAgcagcgatggcggcggcggcggcggcgcggccaagAACAAGCAGACGTTCGACGACGAGAACGGCAAGCTCGACGGCGTCAACCTGGTGAAGGACGTCGAGAACAAGACGATGTCGGAGGAGGGCGCCAAGCCATtgccggaggagacgacgaccgTGAGCAGCAAGAACTCGAtcgtcgcggcggccgccatgtcCGACGAGAAGCTCACCGACAACAATGGCGAGCAAGCGCAGCCGGTGGAGGCGCTGCCGAACGGGCAGGCCGAGCTGCTGACGGAGCGCGCGGCGCAGAATGGGTCGTTCACGACGCAGGCGGCGGAGTCGatcaaggagaagaagaagcgcgccgaaaagaagaagaagaagaagaagaaggtgaaggcggcgtcggcggcggcggcggaggaggaggagggcggcggcggcggcgcggcgtcgttGGGCTGGAGGCTCTGCAACACGAGCGCCGGCGCCGACTACATCCCGTGCCTGGACAACGAGGCCGCCATCAAGAAGCTCAAGACGACCGCGCACTACGAGCACCGCGAGCGCCACtgccccgcctcgccgccgacgtgccTCGTCCCGTCGCCGGAGGGGTACCGGGACCCGATCCGGTGGCCGCGGAGCCGCGACAAGATCTGGTACCACAACGTGCCGCACTCGGAGCTCGCGGCGTACAAGGGGCACCAGAACTGGGTGAAGGTCTCCGGCGAGTACCTCAccttccccggcggcggcacgcAGTTCAAGCACGGCGCGCTCCACTACATCGAGCTGATCCAGTCGTCGTTCCCGGAGGTGGCGTGGGGGCGGCGCAGCCGCGTCGCGCTCGACGTGGGATGCGGCGTGGCGAGCTTCGGCGGCTACCTGTTCGACCACGACGTGCTGACCATGTCCCTGGCGCCCAAGGACGAGCACGAGGCGCAGGTGCAGTTCGCGCTGGAGCGCGGCATCCCGGCGATCTCCGCCGTCATGGGGACGCGGCGGCTGCCGTTCCCGAGCAACGTGTTCGACGCGGTGCACTGCGCGCGGTGCCGGGTGCCGTGGCACATCGAGGGCGggatgctgctgctggagcTCAACCGGCTGCTCCGGCCCGGCGGGTTCTTCGTCTGGTCGGCCACGCCGGTGTACCAGGAGCTGCCGGAGGACGTCGAGATCTGGGGAG AGATGGTGAAGCTGACGAAGGCGATGTGCTGGGAGATGGTGTCGAAGACGAGCGACACGGTGGACCAGGTGGGGCTGGTCACGTTCCGGAAGCCGGCGGACAACGCGTGCTACATGAAGCGCCGCCAGAAGGAGCCGCCGCTCTGCGAGCCCTCCGACGACCCCAATGCTGCTTG GAACATAACGTTGCGGGCGTGCATGCACTGGGTGCCTACGGACCCATCGGTGCGGGGGTCGTGGTGGCCGGAGCGGTGGCCGGAGAGGATGGAGAAGACGCCCTACTGGCTGAACAGCAGCCAGGTCGGGGTGTACGGCAAGCCGGCGCCGGAGGACTTCGTGGCGGACCAGGAGCACTGGCGGAAGGTGGTCCGGAACTCGTACCTCACCGGCATGGGCATCGACTGGAAGACGGTGAGGAACGTCATGGACATGAGAGCCGTCTACGGAGG gttcgcggcggcgctgcgggacATGAGCGTGTGGGTGATGAACGTGGTGACGATCAACTCGCCGGACACGCTGCCGGTGATCTACGAGAGGGGGCTGTTCGGCATCTACCATGACTGGTGTGAGTCATTCAGCACCTACCCGAGATCCTACGACCTCCTCCATGCCGACCATCTCTTCTCCAAGCTCAAATCCAG GTGCGAGGTGTTGCCGGTGATCGTGGAGGTGGACCGGATCCTCCGGCCGAACGGGAAGCTCATCGTGAGGGACGACAAGGAGACGGTGGACGAGATCAAGGGGGTGGTGAGGTCGCTGCAATGGGAGGTCAGGATGACCGTCTCCAAGAACAGGGAAGCGATGCTctgcgcgaggaagacgacgtgGCGGCCCACGGAAGCCGAGGCAAGATGA